The following nucleotide sequence is from Aquarana catesbeiana isolate 2022-GZ linkage group LG08, ASM4218655v1, whole genome shotgun sequence.
TGGTCGTTGTTTTAGAGATTTGTGGTGGGCATGTTGTGTCCTGCTATTTATGAATACCTACTTTTATCTTTGGAAATAAATGGTGTCtcagttaatgcacaaggctggtgccccCTCTTTTGTTCTTTTACCTATAGTCCCAGTATGGAACCTGCAGTGCCCACTTATGTCACATgcagtcatgccctgtacacacgataggattttccgatggaaaatgtgtaataggaccttgttgtcggaaattccgaccgtgtgtaggctccatcacacattttccataggaatttccgacacacaaagtttgagagcaggctataaaattttccgacaacaaaatccgttgtctgaaattccgatcgtgtgtacacaaatccaacgcacaaagtgccacgcatgctcagaataaattaagagatgaaagctattggctactgccccgtttatagtcccgacgtacgtcttttacgtcaccgcgttcagaacgatcagatattccgacaactttgtgtgaccgtgtgtatgcaagacaagtttgagccaacatctgtcggaaaaaatcctaggattttgttgtcggaatgtccgatcaatgtccgaccgtgtgtacggggcataatactccaTATTCCCTTTGCACACGTTTACCGCCTGTTAAATGCTCTCTTCAGAGAGCAATGCAAGTGTATATCACAGAATCTTACTGATTGAACATGAAATGGAATATATACGCGTGTAGCTTACATTGGCCCATCTGGTTCGAACCCCAGTAACCTCTTCCTTACAAGCAGGAGTTTTGGGGTGAAGTCTGGGATCCGCTGAATTCTCACCATCAGATCTCCCACCACCTAGGAACAGAATAGACAACACAAGGTTTACTAATTACAAGTCTGTTGGTCTCATAAATTTATTGTCAGCAAGTAGAGAGCGTGTCACCTTACACTTTCCATTCCCTGTCCTGAAACAAATGTAAACTCAGCAGGACGGGGCCAGAGTTACATTTTTTGGAAACAGTGAATTGTTTGAGACCCATCTTTTTAGGACACTATTAATCCAACCCTACCGACTCCCACCAGCCCTTTAATGAGATCTAAACTCAAAAGGCCTTTTCTGgccttcctgatcatgtgatcactgtgactggctgccgcagtgatcacatgatcaccagcccaccccaccccaccttACCAGTTCCTGAGCATTTCTAAGTGACCGGAGCTGTTGGTGACAGCGTGGTTGCAGTGCTGGGGGTATGTGACTGAACTTGCTCCTGACACAAACAGCGATCCCAGAAGTAAGCATACATGTATCAGCATGGCATAAAACCCACCGCCATGCTGCCACATATATATGCATACAACcagcattaaggctccattcacatttgtactACTCCAAAGTTGCGCTGACTTTAGGGTGCAACTTTGACGCAAATTTGGATCagtgcaacttggatatgactttgaccagtgataatggacaactgttgcacacaatttgcattgtataacattcaggtacaactttcatgcaacgtctgagggttaacattgaaatcTATGGCCCTCAAgctgcatgaaagttggaccaaaagtcgtgcatatatgaatggttatcattggaaaacaaggGGAATGACTTGTTAtgcaactttgaagtcgcacaagtgtgaatggagccttaagcatTAATGGCTCTGAACTAAATATGCTGACCTCATTGAATCAATTTTTGTATCGATTTTTACAGAAGAATTCAGAATTGTCAAATGTATTTGCAAGTTTTTGGTGTCAAACATTTATAGAATGTTTTTCTATCAAAATTATTATAAATTCAAAATTAAAATATTATAAATTCAGAATTTAGAAATGTATTTGCAAGTGTTTGTTGTCACAAACAGTTCAATTAGCTTGAAATTAAGTTTTGTtgattctctctcccccccccccccccaattgcacAGCAGAATAACAATGAAAACTAGCAATAATTTTGATGTACAGCCTCTGAAAGACACAGTTTCTGTTGGTCTACAGAGAGACAACACGGTAGCAGCCTTGTAAGTACAAAGCTATTGTTTTGGGGAAATAAACATAAGGTTGATTACACAGTTAGAAAGTTACTTGACTGAAAAGACTTGTGGAAAAGCTGCTTGTGTTTATTTGGTGCTGGAAATGCAATAAATCTGCTTGACGTCAATGTTAAACCTGAAATACTATGAGGACTCCTGTATAAACAACTCTCATAGGGGCTGGCTACCCCAAGAGACAGAAAAAATCAGGCTGATGTCAGTATAACACCCACAAGGGGTGACAGCACTCACCCTGACAATGACGGAGAAGAGGGAGCGGCACCCAGGGGCCAGGTTGACGTAGGGGTCCAGCAAGAACTCGTGGATGTGGGGATGAGGGAAGAGGGACAGTTTGGACAACACTGAAGTAACCTGCAAATTCACATCATAGGGCTGCAGGAaaataaaacacacataaaaattatCCATACGCAAAAAATATAAGATTTTATTTTACATTCTTGACAGACTCAAACCTGGACCCATCAAGAAAGACATGCTAGCTTGTTAATGATTGATTTTAAAATGTGCAGCATACAGGACAGTTATCCCCATATTTGCTTTGTTATTGAGTGAGTCAGTACCCTGAAATAAGTGTGCAGGATAATCCCAATATTTGATGTGTGATTGTTACAGGTAAGCAACGATGAGCATGAAAGCACCAGAGGAGGCACTTTTAAAAACAAGTCCATATAGCAACTTCCatatgtctttatttttttttatttttttttccacagatcaTCTAACAAACTAaagacaattatatataaaaaaaaaaaaacacctagccTTGAGTTTTCTCTAAAGTCACCATGTGAGTTTTCATATATGTTTACAAATCAAGGACCTAATTATAAATCATGGGAAAAATCATGACAAATGCATTTATTACAGGTACTACAGGTATAACGCTGTcaaccctgccctcaaggagcttacaatctaaggtaactcacattcatacacatactagggccaatttagacaggagccaattaacctaccagcatcccCTCAGTGTgggaggaaaaaagagcacctggaggaaacccattcAGGCACAACGATTTTAAATCCAGTATAAGTGATTTATTCCGCAATCATCTATATTTTGTCTACATTGAAAAGCAGCCCAGCAAAATCTTTATAGCTCATTCTGACAAcgtataaagattttttttagaaTGGTCTTGTACAGTACAAGAAACTTTTATATACCCGAACCCAATGACACTCCCCCTCTCCAGCATTCTTGGCACTCCTGCCAACATTAAATTTGGCTGATATCTGAGTTGAGAGGGAGTGATGACCTCACCCCTCTGTCATGAATTAATGCTTGAGCCTAGTGGCCATTCAGACACAGGAAGAAGTGACATATTACGCTATATCTGGAATTCTGCCCCAGCTGAGGCAGAGAAAGGATCAGAAAGAAATTTCTGCACAGGTGAGCATCAGTGACTTTGAGGTGGCCCCCTTACACAGACACTGTCACTTTACCTTATATAGGCAGGGACAGTGTCTCTTTAACAAACAGTACTTATTCTTTATGTTTACTAATCCCTACATATTGATTAAAAAGTCAGTTGCAAAAGACACCAGGCTTGCTGCTAAACAGGCATTTCAGACACAGAATCCCCACCTTGGAAGCAGTCTTCTCTTCCTGCAGCACGTGCCCAGATCAACACTAGCAGGAACCCATGCCCTCCTGTCATAGCCAAATGCTTGGCCATTCTGATTGTTAATGTTTCAACACTTTCTGACTGCACCAAAGATTTCCTGCAAGTTCCTGCCTCTTGCATATTCTTATTGGCTAATGGGGCTGCCTATCACAGTGATGAACCAATAGGAAAGTTAAGGAGCAGTGCTTAGAAGTACTATCCGAAAGTGTTGAGGTGTTGCGTAGCAGAATTGGCTGGGATTCAGCAGTGAGAAGAAGGATTGGGAAGCTGCTGTATGTATTGTGCCCCTCAATGTCCCTGCAATTCATACCTGCAGCACTGTGTTTTACTTTAGTAACAGTCTTTTTAAAGCAGAATTAGACTCAAAatttaggtccactttaaacaGTCAGGTGGGGTACCAAAAGGTGCATACTTTGGAGCACTGCAGGCAGGGTCTTAGTGTTGCACTGGACGGGTAACTTTTATGGCCATTGTATTATACTAATCCGGTCTGTCAAAATCAGATTAAACTTTTCAGTACTTTTACAGTGGGTTGGGATTGTACCTGGTCTAGTATCCTGCCCATTCTGTCAAACAAGACTTTCAGGAAATGTCCCTCGAAGAATGGAGCCTCTAAATTGCACTTCTCAATGGCCTTTGCTAAACCAGGCCAATCCCAGCGCAGGCATATTGCACAGTAATCCCGgaactaaacaaaaaaataatggaaaatgtCATCACACTGCTGTTGATGGGTTAATATAGAGATGGAGATATTGGTGGCTGCAGGATAAGGAGAGGAGTCCTGACCTACCTGTCTGTGTGCGTCCCTGAGGTAAGTGTCATAGCCGGTGCCCTCCACATGGTAAGAGGACTTGGCTTCATCAGGGACCAGACAGAGAAAGCTGCAGGACACAAAGAGGAAATTTTATGGTGTAATTCAACCTGTAAACTACTAATTAAATACATTAGCGAAAAAGCAGCCATTTGAGGAAACCAAGAACCAAACTACCCATTCACCTTAAAGCCCTACCTCAACTCAGCCTATCCTCCCTACCCCTAAAGGAAATTGTGACTCAACGTTAACACTGGGCCagacagcactgtcacatgggaaggCTGTGTGTAATAGGTCAAATGAAAAATTCTTAGGAGTCCAAAGTATTTATTGCTcaactggttacaacaagcaggGCAAAATACCAGCACGTTTCAGGGCTGGGTGAAATGGCAGATTGTTAAATGGACTCAAAAGTACTAAGCAGACTGATATTCAGGCAGAGGATGCTATAAACAGTAGTCAGTACTAGTGCTCAATCATAAACATACTGTGTGTATCCTTCCAGAAGAGCTCCCCTATGGGCCTCCTTGTCTAACATTCCCTTCTCCTACACTGAAATTTTTTTCTTTCAGAAACAGATCTCATACAATGTCCTTGTTTCAATGCACATACAGAAATAGAGTCCACTAACAGGGCAGAGCACCAGACTTTATTTAaaccagcacattacatgggaaaaTTAACCTTAATACCTCTTGTGCTAAAATGCTTAGTCATAAAGCTCATGGTTATGCATTGTGGtgtaaagctgctttcacacttctccatagcaaaaaaaaacatttttggcacGTTACCGAtgcattttgcacctgtgaaaaaaaggacatgacgCCAAAAAAGCAACCGCAgtgttttccattcatttctatttgTGTTGCTTCACTGCACCAaacatgcagcatgcaggacttttaaaagcGCAAATGACCCACAACTAACAGGTGTGAAGAGTTCTataggatttaatggtcatgcatttttcttccGCTTTTGGTAatgcaaaaatggaagaaaaactgatcagtgtgaaagggccctaaaacacAGCTCAGCAAGTTGGAGAGCTGGTGAACAGGAGGGAGTGTGGTGGCTGGCCAATCCACTAGTGGCAGTGGCATTATTTGCCATTTATTGCCATTATTTGCCAATTATTTCCTTCTAGTGTGGCAGGGGGAGTGATCTGGGTGATGTTGGAGGACTCACCTATTGACAATCTTGTGTACCTCTGTCTTCCCATCATTCTTCTGGTGGTCGGGGGTGACAGGAGGTGAGGAGCTCAGCCACTCCTTGGACAGTGTATTTTCAGGGGACATGTCGGTAAAAATTGGGTCTTCTTCCAAATCTCTGCAACCATGAAGAAAGATACAATAAATTCCACTTCAAAAGAAGAGAAATACTTTATGTTTTTGGGTATGGGGGACATGTAACTCTTTCCTATCTCTACCACATCACAGCACTGGATGCCTCAGTGACCAATAGCCAGGCCCAAGCCCTGTCACATGGGGCAGAGAGAGAGTTTGCTGCCCTTTGAATGCTCTGAAcagtggggttgctttactaaaactggagtgcgcaaaatcttGTGTagttctgcataggaaccaatcagcttccaggttttttttttttttttttggtcaaagcttaaccacctcttaaggaccagctgctgcagttgtactgccGCAATGTGCCTGCTTCCtgtgaatcgctgtcattgtacgccAGCTCATACATGGCAATTTGTGGGCGTGCGCTGGCCAGCCAATCAGCGGGTAGGGCAGACTCAATGTCcatcggccacccgcgatcatgccccgcagtgacagaacagggatttgcctgtgtaaacaaggcaaatctccgttctgacaggggagatcacacagatactgtctttctgctatgcaggaagacgtaTCTGTGTATTTTCCTAGTCACAcagccccccatacagttagtaaacacactgagggaacacatttaaccccttaatcgcccctagtgttaaccccttccctgccagtgtcattagtacaataacagcgcacatttttagcactgattactgtaatgtcactggttcccaaaaaagtcaggtgtcagatctgtccgccgcaatcccgctaaaaatcactgatcgccaccattactagtaaaaataaaaatgccataaatctatcctctattttgtagacgctataacttttgtgcaaaccaatcaatatacgcttattgtgatttttgtctATCAAAAATAagtggaagaatacatattagcctaaactgatgaagaaatttgtttttttttttacattttttggggggatatttatta
It contains:
- the LOC141105754 gene encoding FHF complex subunit HOOK interacting protein 2A-like isoform X1; translated protein: MAAATMAKSVRERFLVGVMEPQLMHTSEIGILTATSLLHRIVRQVTSDALLEQIVYFLLGEDRDPETLSGIQKIPLRHRLIEHCNHISDEISIMTLRLFEHLLQKPSEHILYNLVLRNLEERNYTEYKPPCPEDKDIVENGQIAGAVDLEEDPIFTDMSPENTLSKEWLSSSPPVTPDHQKNDGKTEVHKIVNSFLCLVPDEAKSSYHVEGTGYDTYLRDAHRQFRDYCAICLRWDWPGLAKAIEKCNLEAPFFEGHFLKVLFDRMGRILDQPYDVNLQVTSVLSKLSLFPHPHIHEFLLDPYVNLAPGCRSLFSVIVRVVGDLMVRIQRIPDFTPKLLLVRKRLLGFEPDGPISALFHITTWIQRSNKYNKQKK
- the LOC141105754 gene encoding FHF complex subunit HOOK interacting protein 2A-like isoform X2, with the protein product MAAATMAKSVRERFLVGVMEPQLMHTSEIGILTATSLLHRIVRQVTSDALLEQIVYFLLGEDRDPETLSGIQKIPLRHRLIEHCNHISDEISIMTLRLFEHLLQKPSEHILYNLVLRNLEERNYTEYKPPCPEDKDIVENGQIAGAVDLEEDPIFTDMSPENTLSKEWLSSSPPVTPDHQKNDGKTEVHKIVNSFLCLVPDEAKSSYHVEGTGYDTYLRDAHRQFRDYCAICLRWDWPGLAKAIEKCNLEAPFFEGHFLKVLFDRMGRILDQPYDVNLQVTSVLSKLSLFPHPHIHEFLLDPYVNLAPGCRSLFSVIVRVVGDLMVRIQRIPDFTPKLLLVRKRLLGFEPDGPIVPIF